A single region of the Brassica rapa cultivar Chiifu-401-42 chromosome A03, CAAS_Brap_v3.01, whole genome shotgun sequence genome encodes:
- the LOC103860409 gene encoding F-box/LRR-repeat protein At1g06630-like, translated as MDTKKLDTGSRDAISFLPEEILSDILSLLPIKQAVSTSVLSKNWRNIFRLVDYLDFDYSVSVHPEKGEPKRGERFKEYLDRTQRDSPIIKFSLERHVGDHNEMAYVSSWVSDAVEHGVLEVDVSVKPRLGMLFMPCELFTSKTLVKLTLGTQVQCDIPSYVLLPSLKILIIETIFFASKDLSDVLVAGCPVLEELFVRHEEMDSHPYYISSRTIKKLSVQYRGCDVYYESGLSFDAPSLVSFDYSDHALYEYTPVNFGSLVEARVDIRYNRKVVKPDISGLMIGISNIETLHLSPASADVRFLQLSFL; from the coding sequence ATGGATACCAAAAAGTTGGACACTGGGTCGAGAGATGCAATCAGCTTCCTCCCTGAGGAGATTCTCAGTGACATATTGTCCTTACTTCCGATAAAACAGGCTGTTTCAACATCTGTTCTTTCTAAAAACTGGAGAAATATATTTAGATTAGTGGATTATCTTGATTTTGATTATTCTGTTTCTGTGCACCCGGAAAAGGGTGAACCAAAGAGAGGTGAGAGATTCAAAGAATATTTGGATCGAACACAACGAGATTCGCCCATAATTAAATTCTCTCTAGAACGTCACGTTGGAGATCACAACGAGATGGCTTACGTGAGCAGCTGGGTTAGTGACGCAGTAGAACACGGTGTTTTGGAAGTGGACGTGAGTGTAAAACCTCGCCTTGGAATGTTGTTTATGCCTTGTGAGCTCTTCACGAGCAAGACACTTGTTAAGCTAACGCTTGGAACACAAGTTCAATGCGACATACCTTCATATGTATTACTTCCATCGCTTAAGATTCTCATCATCGAAACGATTTTCTTTGCATCTAAAGATCTCAGTGATGTGCTGGTCGCTGGTTGCCCTGTGCTTGAGGAGTTATTTGTACGTCACGAGGAGATGGATTCACACCCTTATTACATATCGAGTCGGACCATCAAGAAACTATCAGTTCAATACCGTGGCTGTGATGTTTATTATGAAAGTGGTTTGTCATTTGACGCCCCAAGTCTTGTCTCCTTCGACTACTCTGACCATGCCTTGTATGAGTACACACCGGTTAACTTTGGATCCCTAGTTGAAGCTCGTGTGGATATTCGTTATAATAGAAAGGTCGTTAAGCCGGATATATCGGGTCTCATGATAGGAATAAGTAACATCGAGACTTTACATCTTTCTCCAGCTTCCGCTGATGTACGTTTTTTGCAACTTTCCTTTCTATAA